A stretch of DNA from Halobacillus litoralis:
AGTTACGTCATTCCCTTTCGGATCAATGACGGTCACACCTTTCAGCTGATTCTTGAAGGATGCGCGCGCATTTTTCAAATATTCATGGCGCAGCTTCTGTTGTTCCGCTTTCTCTTCCTTCGAAAGCTCTTCCTGCTTAGATTTATTAGCTAGCTCATTTATACGATTAATTTTTTCTTTTGATAACATAGATCCTTCTCCTTTAATCATAGTCTGGATCGTAAAACATGAAAAAGACAAGAAATCCAAAGATCCTTGTCCACACATCCTATATTACCGTGATTCTTCCTCTTTTTCAAGCGATAGGTACTCTTTGTATCTGCGATGCACCGTAGCTTTTGATACATCATATCCCAACCCTCTCAAAGTCGCTGCGATATCTTTGAATGTCAAGTCATTTTTCCTTAATCGAACAACCTCTTCAATAGGAAAGTCGATTCTCTCACGACCGGGTGCCTGATCACGGTTGGATAAGTTGGCGGATGGATCATAGCCGCCCTCTACCGCTTTTCTCATCCCCCGCCGTATTTTCATATTATGTATTTTCCTTTGGTATTCTTCTACGATGCCAACAATCTGTAATACCATCGAATCTGATTCCGATAACTGTAATTCTCCATGGTTGGAAAGGGAGTACACCTTGACCTTCAAACGGTTCAATTGATGAAACAAAGCGATCTTCGTATTTCCTCGGCCTAATCGTGTTTCATCTTGGATTAATAAGGCTTCCGCACGCCCTGAAGAAAAGCATTCCAGCATGCGGAAAATCCCTTCACGTTCAATATCGTAACCACTCGCTTGTTCTTCAATGCACTCCACAACTTCGAAGCCGTGATGATCCGCCATGGATGTCAACTCAGCTTTCTGCCGCTTTAAAGAAGTCACTTGAGCTTCTTTTTCCGTACTTACCCTGCAATATAAAATTACTCTCACTTGGATGTTCCTCTCTCTTTCTCTATTAAACAGCTGTGACCATAGAATAATAGAGAATGATAAAACTAACAATAAAAAGAATGATGTAGGTGTAATCCAGCTTAGATAATTTATTAAACATTGATAACCCCTCCGCTTTCCTAGAACGAACGTTCTTAAGAACCTGTGTTCGCGTTTGTTAATTCTCATTATATACGAACACAGGTTCTTGTCAATGGTTTTTTTCGAACGCGTGTTTGTATTTTTGAAATATAAGTGGTACAATGTGGTTACTATAATCCTATGTACGAGGTGCTAATCTATGAGTAAACTTTCAAAGCGGCAGCAGGAAATACTAGATTTTATTAAAGAACAGGTTCTAGCAAAAGGATATCCACCATCCGTAAGGGAGATCGGTCAATCCGTTGGTCTTGCTTCAAGTTCGACTGTGCATGGTCACTTGTCCAGATTGGAGAAAAAAGGATATATTAGACGCGATCCGACCAAACCTCGTGCCATTGAAGTAATTGAATTAGAAGAAGATCACAGCATCCCGAGAAGTGAAGCTTCTTACGCTCCAGTAATCGGTAAAGTCACGGCGGGGTCACCGATTACAGCTGTTGAA
This window harbors:
- a CDS encoding YneB family resolvase-like protein; translated protein: MRVILYCRVSTEKEAQVTSLKRQKAELTSMADHHGFEVVECIEEQASGYDIEREGIFRMLECFSSGRAEALLIQDETRLGRGNTKIALFHQLNRLKVKVYSLSNHGELQLSESDSMVLQIVGIVEEYQRKIHNMKIRRGMRKAVEGGYDPSANLSNRDQAPGRERIDFPIEEVVRLRKNDLTFKDIAATLRGLGYDVSKATVHRRYKEYLSLEKEEESR
- a CDS encoding DUF896 domain-containing protein; the encoded protein is MLSKEKINRINELANKSKQEELSKEEKAEQQKLRHEYLKNARASFKNQLKGVTVIDPKGNDVTPEKLRQMQKNEKKN